A stretch of DNA from Rathayibacter sp. VKM Ac-2762:
CTGATGTGGCTCGTCCTCGTCGCGCTCGCCGACGCCGCCGCCTTCGCCCTGCTGCTGCGCGGCCGGTCGGCACCGCGCCTCGCCGGGGCGCGCTGGTGGCTGCTGTTCCTCGTCCTCCTCGGGCCGATCGCGATCGGCCGCATCGACGCCTTCACCGCGCCGCCGGCCATCGCCGGGATGCTCTGGGCGGCGACCCGTCCGGGCGTCGCGGCGCTGCTGCTGACCGTGGCCACCTGGATCAAGGTGTGGCCGGCCGCGATCCTCGCCGCTGCCGTGCTGGTCCTGCGCGGACGGCTGCGGATGATCCTCGTCCCCGCGGTCGCCTCCGTGCTCATCGTGCTCGCGGTCGTCCTCGTCGGCGGCGGGGACCAGGTCTTCAGCTTCGTCACCGACCAGACCGATCGGGGCCTCCAGATCGAGGCCGTCGTGAGCACTCCCTGGATGTGGCTGTCGGTCCTCCCGGGATCGGGGAGCTACGTCTACTACGCCGCCGACATCAACACCTTCGAGATGCACGGGCCCGGCACCGAGTTCGCGGCGAGCCTGATGACCCCGCTGCTCGCTCTGGCCATGCTCGGCGTGGCCCTGCTGGGTGCCCGTGCTCTCGCCCGCCGGGCGGACCCCGCGAGGCTGTTCCCGCTGCTCGCGCTGACCTTCGTGGTCGTGTTCATCGACACCAACAAGGTGCTCTCGCCGCAGTACATCGTCTGGCTCGCGCCGCCGGTGATCGCCGGGCTGATCGCGTGCCGCGACGGCGCGTTCGACCGGCCCGCGAAGCTGACCCTCGTCACTGCGGCTCTGACCCAGGTGGTCTACCCGTACCTCTACCTCTTCCTCCTCTGGTCGCACTGGTGGATGGTGCTCGTGCTGACCGTGCGGAACATCCTCCTCGTGGTGCTGCTCGGCTGGCTGCTGCGCGAGCTGTGGAGGATGGGGACGGCGCGGGTCGTCGCACCCGGCGCCACGACTTCCGCGTCGTCGCTGACCGGCGAGACCCGCCTGGCGCCCCAGGGCTCGTAGGCTCGGAGGGCGCGGGGCCGGCACGCGGTGCGCGCAGTCAAGGAGGCTCCCATGCTCGTCGCATTCTCGGTCGCACCGTCCGGGGGCGAGGCGCCCGACGCGTCCGTCCACGACGCCGTCGCCGCCGCCGTCCGCATCGTCCGCGAGAGCGGCCTGCCGTCGCGGACGACCTCGATGTTCACCGAGATCGAGGGGGAGTGGGACGAGGTCTTCGACGTCGTCAAGCGCGCGACGGAGGCCGTCGGAGCGTTCGGGACGCGCGTGTCGCTCGTCCTGAAGGCGGACATCCGCTCCGGCTACTCGGGCGAGATCGACGGCAAGATCGCCCGGCTGAACGACGCGCTGGGGGAGTAGCGGGTCCGCGCCGAGACCTCTCGTGTCCGGGCTTTCTCGAATCGATTCGACATCCGCCCGATCCTGAGTAGCCTTGACCGGTGACGCTCTCGCCCGCTCGGACCCGCCTCGCCCTGCTCGCCCTCGCGATGGGGGGCTTCGGCATCGGCTCGACCGAGTTCGTCGCGATGGGGCTCCTCCCGCAGCTCGCCGCCGACCTCCTCCCCGGGGTCTGGGCCGCGAGCCAGGAGCAGGCCGTCTCGCAGGCGGGGATGCTGATCTCGGCCTACGCGCTCGGTGTCGTGGTCGGCGCCCCCACCATCGCCGCCGCAGCGGCGCGCTGGCCGCGCAAGAGGCTCCTCCTGACCCTCCTCGTCGCCTTCACCGTCGGGACGATCGGCTCGGCGCTGCTCCCGAGCTTCCCGCTCGTCCTCGCCGCGCGCTTCGTCGCCGCGCTCCCGCACGGCGCCTACTTCGGCATCGCCTCCCTGGTCGCCGCCGACCTGATGGGTCCCGGCAAGCGCGGCAAGGGAGTCGCGTTCGTCCTCTCCGGGCTCACGATCGCGAACGTCGTCGGCGTGCCCGCGATCACCTGGGTCGGGCAGGTGGCCGGCTGGCGCAGCGCCTACCTCGTGGTCGCGGTGCTCTTCGCGCTGACCGTCGTGGCCGTCCAGCTGCTGGTGCCCGCGCAGCCCGGGAATCCGGCGGCGACCGTCCGCAACGAGCTGCGGGCGTTCGGGCGCCTGCAGGTCTGGATGACCCTCCTCGTCGGCGCCATCGGCTTCGGCGGACTCTTCGCGATGTACAGCTACATCTCGCCGCTCGCGACCGAGGTGACGGGCCTGCCGCTCGGCGCGGTCCCGTGGATCCTGGTCGTCATCGGCCTCGGGATGACCGTCGGCAACCTCGTCGGCGGGTGGGCCGCCGACCGCGACGTGCGGCGGGCGCTGGTGGTGTTCTTCGCCGGCGTCGGCGTCTCGCTGATCGGACTCGCGCTGTCGGCCTCGTCGGTCGTCGGGCTGGTGGTGTTCGCGTTCCTCTCGGCGGGCTTCTCGGCGGCCGCGTCGCCCGCGATCCAGACCCGGCTGATGGACGTGGCGCGCGACAGCCAGACGATCGCGGCCGCGCTCAACCACTCCGCCCTCAACATCGGCAACTCGGTGGGTGCCGCGCTCGGCGGCCTGACGATCGCCGCCGGACTGGGCTACCTGTCGCCCATCTGGGTCGGCGTGGGCCTGACCGCGGCCGGAATCGTGCTCGCCTTCGGCAGTATCGCGATCGACCGCGCCCGAGGCACGGTCTACCCGGTCCACCGCGAGCCCGCCCAGCCGGGCACCGGCGGCATCCCGGTCGACGCGCTGTAAGCAGAGCGCGGCCCGGGCCTCTGGAAGACTCTCGGCATGCGCGCCGTGAGCTACTCGTCCTTCTCCGCCCTCCCCGCGATCGTCGAGGTCCCGGAGCCCGTCTGCCCCGTCGACGGCGTCGTCGTCCGCGTCGCGGCGACCGGGGTGTGCCGGAGCGACTGGCACGCGTGGAAGGGGCACGACGACTCGGTCGTCCTGCCGCAGATCCCCGGGCACGAGTTCGCCGGGACGGTGATCGCGACGGGAGCCCAGGTGTCGCTCTTCGCGGTCGGTGACCGGGTCACAGCGCCGTTCGTGTTCGCCTGCGGCGACTGCGAGCAGTGCCGGGAGGGGGCGACGCAGGTGTGCCTCCGGCAGCAGCAGCCGGGATTCACCCTCGACGGGTCGTTCGCCGAGGCGGTGGCCGTGCCGGGTGCGGATCTGAACCTGGTGCGCCTGCCCGACTCCGTCGGCTTCGTCGAGGCGGCCGGTCTCGGCTGCCGCTTCGGGACCGCGTACCACGCCCTGCACGAGCGCGGCCGGGTCGCCCCGGGGGAGTGGGTCGCGGTGCTGGGCTGCGGCGGAGTCGGCCTCTCCGCGGTGATCGTCGCGCTCGCGGCCGGGGCCCGCGTGGTGGCGTCGGACGTCTCCGCCCCGGCGCGGGAGGCCGCGGCCGCGCTCGGGGCGGTGACCGTCCCCGGAGGCGAGGGTGCCGCCGAGGCGATCCGGGCGGCGACCGGAGGAGGGGCGCATCTGGCGATCGACGCCGTCGGAAGCAGCGTCACGGCGGAGGCGTCGATCGCCGCCCTGCGTCCGCGGGGCCGGCACGTGCAGGTGGGTCTGCTCCTCGGGCCCGACGCGGCACCGGCGATCCCGCTCGGCCGGGTCATCGCCCAGGAGCTGGAGCTGCTGGGCAGCCACGGCATCGCCCGGAGCGGCTACACGGCCCTCCTCGACGACGTCGTCGCCGGCCGTCTGCGCCCCGCCGACTCCGTCGGCCGCATCATCGCCTTCGAGGACCTGCCCGCCGCCCTCGTCGCGATGGACGCCCCCGCCGCCACGCCCGGCATGACGGTCGCCGTCCTGGCCCCCTGACGCTGGCCCGCAGGAGCACGGGTAGTCCGGTCCGGTGGTTCTCGATGCCCCGCGTCCCGCGGCATCTCGACCAGCATCGACCCGTTGTCCGTGCCTGGTGGGTCTCGATGCGCCGCGTCCCACGGCGACTCGACCGGCACGACTCGGGCACGCCCGCCCTGCTCGATCGCAGGAGCAGGTGGCCGCCGCTCGACGAGGTGGAGCCCGCCGACAGCGATCTGCGTGCCGGCGGATCGATGCCGGGCGACGCACCCCGCTCTGCGGAACGCACCACGTCGTGAAGCCGACCGCGCCGCGGCGGGCGGGGACCGCCGCGCCTTCGTGGAGCCCGCCGACAGCGATCCGCGTGCCAGCGGATCGATGCCGGGCGACGCACCCCGCTCTGGGGAACGCACCCCGTCGTGAAGCCGACCGCGCCGCGGCGGGCGGGGACCGCCGCGGAAGAGGACTCAGTCCGTCTCGATGAGGATCCCGTCGTGGATGGCGCGCTTGCGGAGCGCCACCTTCGTGCCGACGTCGATGCCGACGACGCGGTACTTCTCGCGGATCCGCTTGAGGTACGACTTCGCCGTCTCCTCCGAGATGCCCAGCTCGAACGCGACCGACTTCACCGGCTCGCCGCCGCCGTAGAGGGCCATCACTCGGCGCTCCTGCGCGCTGAGCTTCGGCGCTCCGTCGGAGTCGCCGGTGGAGAGCGCCATGTCGAGCTCGTGCGAGATGTAGGAGTGGCCGTCCTTGGCCGCGCGGATCGCCTCGACGATCATGTCCGCGTCCTCGGTCTTCACCAGGTAGCCGAGGGCTCCGGAGGCGAGCGCCTCGCGGACCACGGCGGGCTCGGAGTAGGTGCTCATCAGCACGGTCTTCACCCCGGTGGTCTTGAGGGTCGAGAGCTTCACCGAGATCGGGATGTTGTCCTTGAGGTCGAGGTCGAGGAGGACGACGTCGACGGGGAACTCGGGGTGCGTGAGCAGCTCGGGCCAGGAGGCGACCGCGGCCACCAGCTGGATGTCGGAGGCGGCTCCGCGGATCCACTCCGTGAGCGCCCCGAGGAGCATCTTGTGGTCGTCCACGACCGCGAGAGTGATCTTCGCGTCAGCGGTGGGTGTCATCGGTGTCCTTCGGTCGGCGGTCGTCGGCGGTCTCTCGGCGGCTGCTCACCGGTCGGCGGGATTCTCGACCAGGCAGTCGATCTCGATCCGGAGCTCCCCGTCGCGCGAGATGTCGCGGAAGACGCCGACCTGAGCGATAGCCTCCCACGTCGCAGGATCGACGCCGCGCAAGGGCGCGCCTGAGGAGCGGAGCGTGATCGGCACGAGCAGTCCTCGGGCGGCCGTCCCGGCTCCGGGATCGCGGGGGCTGCCCGACTCGACGTGGAGGACCACGGCGAGCCCGGTCGCGCTGTCGGCGATCAGCCAGATCGCCGAGAGGAGCCCGTCGCGCTGCTGGTGCCCGAGGAGTCCGGCGGTGCCGTCCGGGTCGTCGAGCTCGACGAGCGGCGCGAGCAGCTCGGACTCGAGCACGGCGTGGTGCAGCCAGGTCTCGCGCCGCCCCTCGATGAGGTGGAGGCGGAGCTGGGTGGCGAGTGAGGTCGCG
This window harbors:
- a CDS encoding glycosyltransferase 87 family protein; amino-acid sequence: MPSSPPRASSRPLARLRENRDSVAVLWGAFALVHVVLSLLALFAPGLPMGDVSIVYKEWMRTAVEGGGIAGIDTGWVYPILAWGPIAASWLFGSAGYDLMWLVLVALADAAAFALLLRGRSAPRLAGARWWLLFLVLLGPIAIGRIDAFTAPPAIAGMLWAATRPGVAALLLTVATWIKVWPAAILAAAVLVLRGRLRMILVPAVASVLIVLAVVLVGGGDQVFSFVTDQTDRGLQIEAVVSTPWMWLSVLPGSGSYVYYAADINTFEMHGPGTEFAASLMTPLLALAMLGVALLGARALARRADPARLFPLLALTFVVVFIDTNKVLSPQYIVWLAPPVIAGLIACRDGAFDRPAKLTLVTAALTQVVYPYLYLFLLWSHWWMVLVLTVRNILLVVLLGWLLRELWRMGTARVVAPGATTSASSLTGETRLAPQGS
- a CDS encoding thiamine-binding protein, giving the protein MLVAFSVAPSGGEAPDASVHDAVAAAVRIVRESGLPSRTTSMFTEIEGEWDEVFDVVKRATEAVGAFGTRVSLVLKADIRSGYSGEIDGKIARLNDALGE
- a CDS encoding MFS transporter; this encodes MGGFGIGSTEFVAMGLLPQLAADLLPGVWAASQEQAVSQAGMLISAYALGVVVGAPTIAAAAARWPRKRLLLTLLVAFTVGTIGSALLPSFPLVLAARFVAALPHGAYFGIASLVAADLMGPGKRGKGVAFVLSGLTIANVVGVPAITWVGQVAGWRSAYLVVAVLFALTVVAVQLLVPAQPGNPAATVRNELRAFGRLQVWMTLLVGAIGFGGLFAMYSYISPLATEVTGLPLGAVPWILVVIGLGMTVGNLVGGWAADRDVRRALVVFFAGVGVSLIGLALSASSVVGLVVFAFLSAGFSAAASPAIQTRLMDVARDSQTIAAALNHSALNIGNSVGAALGGLTIAAGLGYLSPIWVGVGLTAAGIVLAFGSIAIDRARGTVYPVHREPAQPGTGGIPVDAL
- a CDS encoding alcohol dehydrogenase catalytic domain-containing protein; the protein is MRAVSYSSFSALPAIVEVPEPVCPVDGVVVRVAATGVCRSDWHAWKGHDDSVVLPQIPGHEFAGTVIATGAQVSLFAVGDRVTAPFVFACGDCEQCREGATQVCLRQQQPGFTLDGSFAEAVAVPGADLNLVRLPDSVGFVEAAGLGCRFGTAYHALHERGRVAPGEWVAVLGCGGVGLSAVIVALAAGARVVASDVSAPAREAAAALGAVTVPGGEGAAEAIRAATGGGAHLAIDAVGSSVTAEASIAALRPRGRHVQVGLLLGPDAAPAIPLGRVIAQELELLGSHGIARSGYTALLDDVVAGRLRPADSVGRIIAFEDLPAALVAMDAPAATPGMTVAVLAP
- a CDS encoding response regulator translates to MTPTADAKITLAVVDDHKMLLGALTEWIRGAASDIQLVAAVASWPELLTHPEFPVDVVLLDLDLKDNIPISVKLSTLKTTGVKTVLMSTYSEPAVVREALASGALGYLVKTEDADMIVEAIRAAKDGHSYISHELDMALSTGDSDGAPKLSAQERRVMALYGGGEPVKSVAFELGISEETAKSYLKRIREKYRVVGIDVGTKVALRKRAIHDGILIETD